AGAAAGCAACCCTGCTCGCAGCCTGTAAAGTTATTGGACAAGAATATCCAAATATAAACTGTCGCAGTATCGATCTTGTTCTTCCCCCATCCCAAAAGCAAAAGCAGGAAAAACTTGTAACCCAACTACTGGGGGAAATAACAGCACAGTCGGAAGATTTAACCATCGCTTACCGGGGTAAACATCGCTGGGTGCAAAAGTTTGAACCTGTGGGATTAGAAACACCTGGAGCAGAGACATTACCTCTGACAGAAGAAGGTGTTTATCTGATTATCGGTGGACTAGGGGCGATTGGTCTGTCCCTAGGGTTACACTTGGCAAAAACTGTACGCGCCAAACTGATCTTAACGGGACGTTCCTTATTTCCTGCCAGGGATGATTGGTCTCAATGGCTAGCCACCCACGATGCAGAAGATCGGATTAGTCGCAAAATTCAGAAATTGCAGGCTATGGAGGCTATGGGAGCTGAGGTTATGGTACTCAATGCTGATGTAGCCGATGGACAACAAATGGAAGCAGTGATCGCACAAGCAGAAGCTCGCTTTGGTAACATCAATGGAGTCATCCACAGTGTTATGTTTACCGGAGACAAAGCATTGTGTTCCATCAAGGAGATAACTAAAACTGATATTTGGCAGCACTTTCAAGGAAAAGTACAGGGAACGATCGTCTTATCAAAGGTTTTGCAGAACAAAAACCTTGACTTTTGTATCTTAATGTCCTCCATAGCATCAGTGCTGGGGGGTTTGGGGGACGTTGCTTACTCAGCGGCCAATCTGTTTATGGATGTTTTCGTTCACCAGCAGAACCGGGTTAATTCGGTTCCTTGGTTGAGTGTTAACTGGGAGACTTGGGAATTCGAGAAACAAGATCAAAATTATGAGATTGCAGCAGGGCTGGCTGAATTTGCCATAACTCCAGAAGAAGGTATCCAAGCCTTTGAAAGGGTTTTATCCACTCCAGAACTCGATCAAATTATTGTATCTAGTGGAGATTTACAAGCTCGTATCGATCGATGGGTCAAACTTAAATCTGTAAAACAACAAAATAATTCCCACAATCAAGTATCATATACACCAGTTACCTTCCGTAAGCAATTAGAAACAGCTCCTGTGGGAGAGCGTCAGGGATTATTGGTTACTCACGTCCGCGCGCAGGTAGCCAAGGTACTCGGAATTTCTCCTGAGCGAATAACATTAGAGCAAAAACTCATAGACTTAGGATTAGATTCTTTGATGTCTATTGAGTTGAGAAATGCTATCCAATTGAGTCTGGGTTTGTCTGTGCCTTCTACTTTAGTATTTGATTATCCCACACCGGAAGCATTGACTAGTTATTTGGCTCAGGAAGTTCTTGCCTTTGAGGAATCAAAAAGTTTAACCGATACCTCCATCAAACAAGGTATAGTTGAGGATGACTCTTACCGCTCTACTTTAGTATCGATTCAGCCAAATGGTTCAAAACCTCCTCTGTTCTTTGTCCCCGGAGTCTTGGGAAATGTTTTCGATATCTATCCCTTGGCACAACACCTAGATTCAGAGCAACCTTTATATGGCTTGCGATCGCTTGGTTTAGATGAGGGGGAAAAGCCATTAACCCGGATGGAACACATAGCAGCCCACCACATCCAAGCTTTACAAGCCGTTCAGCCTAAGGGGCCATACTTTCTCGGCGGTCATTCAGCAGGAGGAAAGGTGGTTTTTGAGATGGCTCAACAGTTAAAAAATCAGGGACAGGAAGTAGCTTTACTTGCCATAATGGATGGTTTAGGAACAAATGTTCAAAAATATCAAGATTTTGCTGATTGGGACAATACTAAACTCATCAACGATATCAGCAGTTTTTATCAAGGTTCTTTAGGAGAAGCGGTCAAGGTTGATCCTGAAACACTTCAATCTATTGGAGAGGAGCAACAGTTAAATTATCTTCTGGAAAGATTGAGCATAGCTGGTTTTAAATTAAGCCAAGATGAACTAAAACGTATTTTTCAAGTTTACAAAGCTAATGTTCAAGCTGATGTTGACTATATCCCACAAGAGAGTTACCCAACTTCAATTACTTTCTTCCGAGCTATAGAAAAAGAAGTCTTTGAGGCTACCCTCGGTGAAACAACAATACTGGAAGACCCAACTTGGGGGTGGGGTAAGGTTTCTGCTGAACCTGTGACAATTCATGAGATTCCAGGCAACCATTTCACGATGATGGGAGAACCACATGTTCGAGTTCTAGCCCAAACCCTTAAGACTTGTCTGGAAAGCAACTGTAATCTCTAAACTAATTGCACTATCAACAATCTCTGATTAACTATCAAATTACCAACAAAGAGAAAAACCATGAGAAAAATATTAGCTTTATGGGCAACGGTTCGCTCAACTTCCACCGCCTTTGAAAATATGATGCTCCAAAGGGGTGATTTTCTTATTTCCCACGAACCTTTTGGGTTATCGTACTATAATTCTCCAGAACGGCGCAATACTAATCGTTATCCAGATGTAGAACTTAATCCTGAATATAATTACCAAACAACCTGGCAAAGGCTAAAACAACAGGCAGATTCCCAGGCTGTTTTTATCAAGGATATGGCTTATTATATGTTCCACGTAGCCGATCCAGAATTTTTGTCTATCTTTGAAAATACTTTTATAGTGCGTAATCCCGCTAAAATGCTGCCATCACTTTACGATAAATGGCCTGATTTTACTTTAGAAGAAACCGGTTATGCCGAACTATACAAACTCTTTAAAATGGCTAAGGAATTTAGTGGTAAAATTCCAGTGGTAATTGACTCGGATGATTTGGTACAAAAGCCCGAAGCAACAGTTAAAGCTTACTGCGATGCTGTGGGGATACCGTTCATTAAAGAAGCCTTACAATGGGAACAAAAATTCCGCCCTGAACTTACTAATTGGGATGGAGGAACTTGGGTTACTAACGTCATGTCTAGTAGTGGGTTTAAGGAGCAAAAAAAAGATAATTATGTGTCAGTAGAAGATAATGAACACTTACAAAATGCTTATGAATTTTGTTTCCCCTATTACCAAAAGCTTTACGAACATCGAATTCGTATTGCTTAAAGTTTAAAATCTCTGCTAAGATATATGAAATTCCCAATTAAAGCTGTACGTTTCCCAATAAATCCAATTATTAAGCAGGGAATGCCAGGATTACAAGGCGATCGTGGTGCTAACATTAATGGTCCATCTCTCATTCGCGTTCCTGACTGGATTGAAAATCCCCTAGGACGCTATTATCTTTATTTTGCTCATCACTTGGGTAAATATATTCGTCTTGCCTATGCGGACTCTCTAGAAGGAGAGTGGAAGATCTATGAGCAGGGAACCCTACACTTGGATGAAACAACTTGCTTGGATCATATTGCTTCTCCAGATGTCCATGTTGACAATGAAGCCCAAGAAATACGGATGTACTTTCATGGCTACTATCAGGGGAGACATAAGTACGATCAGGTGACAATGCTGGCAAAATCTGAAGATGGTCTGCATTTTACTGCTTTGCCAGAGATACTTGGACCAAGCTATTTTCGAGTTTTCCAGCACAACGGATTCCACTATGCCATTGCCAACAACTGGTATGGTACAGTGATGAACAACCGTCCCATAGCTGGAATTTTACTGCGCTCGAAAGATGGTTTGAGAGGGTTTGAGCCAGGACAAGATTTTATACCTAATCTACGACACTGTGCTGTCTTGGTAAAAGACGATTGGTTACTGGTATTCTACTCCAGATATGGCGATGCCCCGGAACGTATCTTAATGAGTTACGTGGATTTAAGCAAGGATTGGGACAAGTGGATTCCTTCAGAACCGGTTACAGTTCTCGAACCAGAAATGGATTATGAGGGAGTTGCTTTACCTATTGTCTCTTCGGAAGTTGGTGTTGCAGAAGAACCGGTGCGAGAACTGCACGACCCAGCTATCTACACCGAGGGAGAAAAGCTGTACTTACTCTATTCAGTAGCAGGGGAACAAGGTATCGCGATCGCTGAACTAAAATTTTGCTATTAAAAGGAATTTGTTTAAAAGAATCTTGTTTCGACACAATTACATAAACAGAGGAAAGAAGGTTTCCTAGTATACCCGAATTGATCACAAGGAGTGCGATCGCTAAATTCCTAATCTTATGTACTACAGAATGAAGTGCGAAAATTGGTATATTAAATAAATAATAACTTAGTTTGTGAAATTGTGGATACCAAGAATAACCAGGATGAATACTATTAACATTCCCCCGACATTCAAAGTTACACAAGAACAATTCAAAATACTGGCTACTGCTAACCGAGAAAAGCGCCTCGAACGTACTGCTAATGGAGAATTAATTGTTAGGCCCCCTACAGGAGGCAATACGGGAAAACGCAAGGCACAATTATCTGCACAATTTGTGATTTGGAACAATCAAACCAAACTCGGAGTTGTTTTTGACTCTTCTTGTGCTTTTCGTCTTCCTAATGGTGCCGATCGCTCTCCTGATGTCAGTTGGGTAAAAATAGAACGCTGGAATCAACTCACACCAGAACAACAAGACACTTTCCCACCCCTTTGTCCTGATTTTGTCCTTGAGTTACGCTCCCGTACGGATACTATGGAAAGCTTAAGACAAAAAATGCAAGAATATTTAGACAATGGCATAAGCTTAGGCTGGTTAATCGATCCCAAAAATAAAATCGTAGAAATTTATAAACCTCAACAACAGGTGAAGGTGTTGAACTCTCCTAAGACTCTATCTGCAGAAGAAGTATTACCTGGATTTAGTTTAAATTTTGAAACAGTTTGGTAGTTAGGATGAAGTCATCGAATTGATGGCTCAAGGGAACAGGGAACAGGGAACAGGGAACAGTAGGAAAGAACTCGGAGGATTTTTTTTTGTTATAAAAAATCCGCAGTATTTTTTATGATATATTTGTAAATGCTATACTTTAACTACTACTGATTCCACCTTAGCAGGAATTGAAGCCGCCTTACCCATTGACCCTCAGCCCGATAGTATTAGCGATCGCACTGTAAAATTAAGGTGGATGAGGTCTTGAAGGAGATATGCCAGCTAAAGACATTTACCACGACTGTGTCAAAAATGCTCTCATTAAAGATGGTTGGACAATTACCGACGATCCCCTCAGTTTAAAATGGGGTAAGAAGGATATGTATGTTGACTTGGGAGCAGAGCAACTCTTAGCAGCCGAGAGAGCCGAACGCAAAATCGCTGTTGAAATTAAAAGTTTTATGGGTCTATCGGAAATGAACGATCTTGAGAAAGCAATTGGTCAGTATATTGTATATCATGACGTTCTCGCCGAAGTTGAACCGGACCGAGAGCTTTATTTAGCCGTATCCCAAGAGGTTGCCAGTGGATTGTTTGAAGAACCTATTGGTGAGCTGTTGATAAAAAACAATCGAGTTCGTCTTTTGGTTTTTGATTCTGAAGCGGAGGATATTCTTAAATGGACACTTTAGAGCGGGACCGGGAGATTATTCAAAAAATAATCTCTGACTACGCACAAATTCCTTATTCTTACGGAGAAATTGAACGAAATAGCGTTTTTGATTGTGATCGCGATCGCTACCTATTAATGATAGTTGGTTGGGAGGGAGTACGTCAAGTTCACGGCTGTATCATTCATGTGGAAATTATCGAGGGCAAAATCTGGATTCATCGCGATGGGACAGAGGATGGCATCGCTCGGGAACTCCTAGAAGCAGGCATTCCTAAAGAGCGTATTGTTCTAGGCTTCAAATCACCAGGAGTCAGGAAGCACACAGGGTTTGCAGTTGCCTAAAGTCACCCTGTAATAAGTAATAAGTCAAGAAGAGGCTCTATCTAATTGATATAATTTAGAGTGATCGCTAATTACCAAGAACTTAAAGTAGAGGTCAACAATGGCAGCCAGAGATACCTTCCATGAAGCCGTAAAATCAGCTTTACAGAAGGACGGCTGGTGTATTACTCACGATCCTCTCTATATCAATTTTGCTGAAGTTGAAATTTACATCGATTTGGGTGCAGAAAGACTCATTGCAGCCGAAAAAGATGAAGAAAAAATAGCTGTTGAAATTAAAACCTTTCTCAAGCCTTCGGCAATTTCTGAATTCCATACGGTTTTGGGACAATTCCTTAATTATCGCTTTGCCCTCAAAGCAGAAGATCCAGAAAGATTATTGTATTTAGCTATTCCTCTTGAAATTTACGAGACCTTCTTTGCCCGTCGCTTCGTTCAACTTATTACCCAAGAGTATCAACTAAAATTGATTGTATTCGAGCCAACTAAGGAGGAAATTGTTCAATGGCAAAACTAGAGCAATATCGGCAATTCGTAAAAGAGATTCTAACCGAATACAGCAGCCACAAACCCGCTTATGGTGAAGTAGAAGTGGAATTAATCTTTGATACCGAAAGAGACCGCTACCAGCTTGTCCATGCCGGATGGAGTAATCGTCGCCGTATTTATGGTTCCACCATCCACATTGACCTTAAAGATAATAAGATTTGGATTCAAAATGATGGTACAGAAGTTGGGATTGCCAACGTCTTAGTTGAACGCGGTGTGCCTAACCAAGATATTGTTCTGGCCTATCATGCGCCTTACCTCAGGAAATTTACTGAATTCGCGGTAGGGTAAGAAATCATAACTTAGCTTTTTAAATTGTCCATACCAAGAATAACCAGGAGGTTTTGATGGTAACTTCTTTAACCACTCCCGATGCCACCTTAGCAGCAATTGAAGCGGCCTTACCCATTGACCCTCAGCCCTATACTATTGGCGATCGCCCCACGGGTTTGATCGTTGTGGATGTGGTCAATGGCTTTTGCACTGTTGGTTTTGGTCCTTTGGCTCCAACAGAACCAAATCAGCAAATAGCCACCATGGTATCAGAAAGCGATCGCCTAGCAAAAGCTTTCACAGCCAAAGGTTGGCCAGTCTTAGCTTTTCTAGATACCCACGAACCAGGCAAACCAGAACCTCCCTATCCTCCTCATTGTGAAAAAGGGTCTGGGGAAGAAAAACTGGTTCCTGAACTAGAATGGCTAGAAACGCATCCCCACGCCACCTTAATTAAAAAAGACTGCATCAATGGTTTTATCGGTTCCATTGATGTAGATACTGGCAACAATAGTTTAATTCGCTGGATAAACCAGCACAAGCTAGAAGCCTTAGTAGTGGTGGGAATCTGCACCGATATTTGTGTAATGGACTTCGTGGTTACTATGCTATCAGCACGCAATCATGATATGGTACCAACGTTAAAAGATATTGCCGTCTATACCGAAGGTTGTTCAACCTTCGACCTCTCGGCAGAGATGGCAGCCCAGCAGGGTTTGCCAAAGACGGCAATTCATCCCCAGGAAATCGCTCATCATGTTGGTTTATACACCATGGCAGAGCGTGGAGCGTTCATTGCTTCTACCATTTTGATGTGACCAATCCCAGGCATTGCTGAATCAAGGAATTAATATGAGTGGGGTGGGCATCCTGCCCGCCCGAAAATATAGCGATGCAGCGCGGTCTTGGGGAGGCAGCGCGGTCTTGGGGGTTCCCCCCATGAGCGACTGCCGTGGTTTCCCCCATGAGCGACTGCATCAAGACATTGAAACTGGCAAGATGCCAGTTCCACACCAGATGCCCATGCCACGGCAAGATGCCTATTACACAGCAAAAGCCCATTACATAGCAAAAGCCCATTAAACCTCACTCTTAAAATCATTCCATTATTAAGCAATGCCCAATCCCAAGTTTAAAACCAAGTAAAATTTACCTTTTTAATAAAAAAAATGAAATCTCGACTAACAATTGTCACAGGTGCAAGCGGCGCTCTGGGTAACAGTTTTATTGAACACTTTATACAGCAAGAAAATACCACTTGCGTAGCCATTTCTAGATCCCCTATGGAAACGGATGCCCTGCATTGCCAATTCGATCTTCTTGATAGCCAAGCCGCAGAGCAAGCCATCACTAATCTCGACCTTTCGGAAGTTTCTGATGTGATCCTTATCCATGGCGTAGGCAAATTCAAATATGAAATCGAGACAGAAACTCCCGAGGCAGACTGGGATGAAAAGGGAATTGATGATGAAATATTCTCATCAAACTACCATACCTTTGTCAACGTAGCCCAGCCACTTGTCGAAAAACTTAACCAAGAGCATCAATGCAATCGCCAGACGACTCTTGCTCTTTGTGGTTTCGGTTCTGTTACCGATAAATATAAGATACCTTTCTGGCGCTCTTATACTTACGCCAAAGATACCTTACGGAGCTATATCCAAGACCTAGCTCAGTCAGAAGACTGGCAAGGACTAATCAGGGGACGGTTTATCAATGTCAGTACTACAGACACAGGTAATGAAAACAAATTGCGACCCAATGCAACAGCTGAAGAGAAAAAATATTGGCTCAAGCCAGAAAAAATCGTCCAGCAATCTCTAGAATCTCTGGAGTCCTTGCAGCCTCTGTGGCAGGAAATAGATGTCTATGAACCCATGCCAGGATTCGAGCCAGACGACTATTACAGCAATTACGATAAAATTCAAGAAAAATGGCAACGACAGATGGGAGTGCCATCTTCATTAACTTAACTGAATTTTTGCTAAACTTTTAACTGAGGAGTCTTTCCTATCTCCTGTTTTTGCAAGTTAGGAAAGACTGCCATTGGGAGCTAGGAAGTAGAAATAGTAGTCTAATTGCATAGGAAATTAAATTGGTTAAGAGTTATGGGAATATTACCTCCCCCAATAGTGTTAGACCCTCTACTCCATCAATGGCTCAAAGAAGATATTGGTAGAGGCGATCGCACCACCCAAGGTTTGTTCACTCAAGAAGCTAGTTCTGGACACGGACAATGGATTGCTAAAGAAGCAGGTGTAATCGCGGGATTGCCAATTGCAGGGCGGGTGTTCTATTTATTAAATGAAAAGGTCAGCTTTATCCCCCTAGTAGCAGAGGGAGAAAGTTGTCAGCCAGGGCAGGGTATCGCTCGTTTTCACGGACCATTTGATGCTTTGTTGATGGGAGAGAGGGTAGCCTTAAATCTAACTATGAGTCTGAGTGGCATTGCTACCCTAACTCATCAGTATGCCGAAAAAATTGCTGATTTGCCTGCCCAGTTGGTGGATACTCGCAAAACTACTCCAGGCTTAAGACTATTGCAAAAATATGCAACTCAAGTGGGAGGAGCCATTAACCATCGCATGGGCTTAGATGATGCGGTGATGATTA
The Moorena sp. SIOASIH genome window above contains:
- a CDS encoding isochorismatase family protein; translation: MVTSLTTPDATLAAIEAALPIDPQPYTIGDRPTGLIVVDVVNGFCTVGFGPLAPTEPNQQIATMVSESDRLAKAFTAKGWPVLAFLDTHEPGKPEPPYPPHCEKGSGEEKLVPELEWLETHPHATLIKKDCINGFIGSIDVDTGNNSLIRWINQHKLEALVVVGICTDICVMDFVVTMLSARNHDMVPTLKDIAVYTEGCSTFDLSAEMAAQQGLPKTAIHPQEIAHHVGLYTMAERGAFIASTILM
- a CDS encoding XisI protein, which gives rise to MDTLERDREIIQKIISDYAQIPYSYGEIERNSVFDCDRDRYLLMIVGWEGVRQVHGCIIHVEIIEGKIWIHRDGTEDGIARELLEAGIPKERIVLGFKSPGVRKHTGFAVA
- the nadC gene encoding carboxylating nicotinate-nucleotide diphosphorylase, with the translated sequence MGILPPPIVLDPLLHQWLKEDIGRGDRTTQGLFTQEASSGHGQWIAKEAGVIAGLPIAGRVFYLLNEKVSFIPLVAEGESCQPGQGIARFHGPFDALLMGERVALNLTMSLSGIATLTHQYAEKIADLPAQLVDTRKTTPGLRLLQKYATQVGGAINHRMGLDDAVMIKDNHIQAAGGIGEAIARIRKTIPYPMTIEVETTTLAEVEEAIAHNADIIMLDNMPVEEMEVAVKLIRVSNNNIKIEASGNVTLKTIRAVAETGVDYISSSAPITRSSWLDLSMRLGSWDKQ
- a CDS encoding Uma2 family endonuclease, with protein sequence MNTINIPPTFKVTQEQFKILATANREKRLERTANGELIVRPPTGGNTGKRKAQLSAQFVIWNNQTKLGVVFDSSCAFRLPNGADRSPDVSWVKIERWNQLTPEQQDTFPPLCPDFVLELRSRTDTMESLRQKMQEYLDNGISLGWLIDPKNKIVEIYKPQQQVKVLNSPKTLSAEEVLPGFSLNFETVW
- a CDS encoding XisH family protein; the encoded protein is MPAKDIYHDCVKNALIKDGWTITDDPLSLKWGKKDMYVDLGAEQLLAAERAERKIAVEIKSFMGLSEMNDLEKAIGQYIVYHDVLAEVEPDRELYLAVSQEVASGLFEEPIGELLIKNNRVRLLVFDSEAEDILKWTL
- a CDS encoding SDR family NAD(P)-dependent oxidoreductase, which gives rise to MKSRLTIVTGASGALGNSFIEHFIQQENTTCVAISRSPMETDALHCQFDLLDSQAAEQAITNLDLSEVSDVILIHGVGKFKYEIETETPEADWDEKGIDDEIFSSNYHTFVNVAQPLVEKLNQEHQCNRQTTLALCGFGSVTDKYKIPFWRSYTYAKDTLRSYIQDLAQSEDWQGLIRGRFINVSTTDTGNENKLRPNATAEEKKYWLKPEKIVQQSLESLESLQPLWQEIDVYEPMPGFEPDDYYSNYDKIQEKWQRQMGVPSSLT
- a CDS encoding XisH family protein, which encodes MAARDTFHEAVKSALQKDGWCITHDPLYINFAEVEIYIDLGAERLIAAEKDEEKIAVEIKTFLKPSAISEFHTVLGQFLNYRFALKAEDPERLLYLAIPLEIYETFFARRFVQLITQEYQLKLIVFEPTKEEIVQWQN
- a CDS encoding XisI protein, with translation MAKLEQYRQFVKEILTEYSSHKPAYGEVEVELIFDTERDRYQLVHAGWSNRRRIYGSTIHIDLKDNKIWIQNDGTEVGIANVLVERGVPNQDIVLAYHAPYLRKFTEFAVG
- a CDS encoding sulfotransferase family protein → MRKILALWATVRSTSTAFENMMLQRGDFLISHEPFGLSYYNSPERRNTNRYPDVELNPEYNYQTTWQRLKQQADSQAVFIKDMAYYMFHVADPEFLSIFENTFIVRNPAKMLPSLYDKWPDFTLEETGYAELYKLFKMAKEFSGKIPVVIDSDDLVQKPEATVKAYCDAVGIPFIKEALQWEQKFRPELTNWDGGTWVTNVMSSSGFKEQKKDNYVSVEDNEHLQNAYEFCFPYYQKLYEHRIRIA